Proteins from one Chroococcidiopsis sp. CCMEE 29 genomic window:
- a CDS encoding NADH-quinone oxidoreductase subunit J yields MNLAEGVQVVSFGILAVMMIGAALGVVLLSNIVYSAFLLAGVFISLAGIYLLLNADFVATAQVLIYVGAVNVLILFAIMLVNKRQDFSPVRNAWVRPVLTGVVCIGLFALLSTMVLTTPWAFSTGSTPGDSSIVIIGQHFFTDFLLPFELASVLLLMAMVGAIILARREYLPDQVISPGREQPVLTLPERPRELISVASDRNTSLDVGRQEQS; encoded by the coding sequence GTGAATCTAGCGGAAGGAGTACAGGTTGTTTCGTTTGGCATATTGGCTGTGATGATGATTGGAGCAGCGCTGGGAGTGGTGCTATTATCCAATATCGTCTACTCTGCCTTTTTGCTGGCGGGCGTGTTCATTAGCCTTGCTGGAATATATCTTTTGCTTAATGCTGATTTTGTAGCAACAGCGCAGGTTTTGATTTACGTCGGAGCGGTTAACGTTCTCATCTTGTTTGCCATTATGTTAGTAAACAAGCGGCAGGATTTTTCACCTGTTCGCAATGCCTGGGTGCGTCCAGTACTAACAGGGGTAGTCTGTATAGGACTGTTTGCCCTCTTAAGTACGATGGTATTGACTACGCCTTGGGCTTTCTCAACTGGTTCAACTCCCGGAGATAGTTCCATCGTTATCATTGGACAGCATTTTTTCACTGACTTTTTGCTGCCGTTTGAACTGGCATCGGTTTTGTTGTTAATGGCAATGGTTGGAGCAATTATTTTGGCGCGTCGCGAATATTTGCCAGATCAGGTAATTTCCCCTGGACGAGAACAACCAGTTTTAACTTTGCCAGAGCGCCCACGAGAACTAATATCAGTAGCAAGCGATCGCAATACCAGTCTTGATGTAGGTCGTCAAGAGCAGTCTTAA
- a CDS encoding NAD(+) kinase: MQLKQVIISHKAGDSHSRRWAETCARQLENRSCRILMGPSGPKDNPYPVFLASAIQPIDLALVLGGDGTALTAARHLAPEGIPILAVNVGGNLGFLTESFEEFKDSEQVWDRLLEDRYAIQRRMMLQASVFDGDRTNLEPMSVREASPKETRFLALNEMCVKPASADRMITSILEMEIDGEVVDQYQGDGLIIATPTGSTGYTVSANGPIMHDGMKAVTVTPICPMSLSSRPIVLPPGSVVSVWPLADYDLSTKLWMDGILATSIWPGQRVDVWMADCQAKFIILRENFSYYQTLREKLQWAGARIRYSNNHRN, encoded by the coding sequence GTGCAGCTCAAGCAGGTCATTATCTCTCACAAAGCAGGAGATTCCCACAGCCGCCGTTGGGCAGAAACCTGTGCTAGGCAGCTGGAAAATCGGAGCTGTCGCATTCTGATGGGACCGAGTGGTCCGAAGGATAATCCTTACCCAGTTTTTTTGGCTTCAGCAATCCAGCCAATTGATCTAGCTTTGGTCTTGGGTGGAGACGGAACTGCTCTAACTGCTGCAAGACATTTAGCCCCAGAGGGTATCCCAATCTTAGCGGTGAATGTGGGGGGGAATCTGGGATTTTTAACTGAGTCCTTTGAGGAATTCAAAGACTCGGAACAGGTTTGGGATCGGCTGTTGGAAGATCGGTATGCGATCCAGCGGCGCATGATGCTACAAGCAAGTGTTTTTGATGGCGATCGCACGAACTTAGAACCGATGAGCGTTCGCGAAGCGTCTCCAAAGGAGACTCGCTTCTTGGCTTTGAATGAAATGTGCGTCAAACCTGCCTCAGCCGATCGCATGATTACCTCCATTTTAGAGATGGAAATTGACGGTGAGGTGGTCGATCAATACCAGGGAGATGGTCTAATTATTGCCACTCCCACAGGTTCAACTGGCTACACAGTTTCTGCTAATGGTCCAATCATGCACGATGGTATGAAGGCAGTTACCGTCACTCCTATCTGTCCGATGAGTCTTTCTAGCCGTCCTATCGTTTTGCCCCCCGGTTCAGTTGTTAGTGTTTGGCCTCTAGCTGATTATGATTTGAGTACCAAGCTCTGGATGGATGGTATACTAGCAACCTCGATCTGGCCAGGACAGCGAGTAGATGTTTGGATGGCTGATTGCCAGGCCAAATTTATTATTTTGCGAGAAAACTTCTCTTATTACCAAACGCTAAGAGAGAAACTACAATGGGCAGGGGCAAGGATTCGCTATAGCAACAATCATCGTAACTAA
- the nuoK gene encoding NADH-quinone oxidoreductase subunit NuoK, with protein MPLQYFLLLAAALFCIGIYGLINSRNAIRVLMSIELLLNAVNLNLMAFSNFLDSQTIKGQVFTVFVITVEAAEAAVGLAIVLAIYRNRDTVDMEQFNLLKW; from the coding sequence ATGCCACTCCAGTACTTTTTACTACTCGCCGCTGCTTTGTTCTGCATTGGCATCTATGGCTTAATTAACAGCCGCAACGCGATTAGAGTGCTAATGTCGATTGAGTTGCTGCTCAATGCCGTTAATCTAAATTTAATGGCGTTTTCCAACTTTCTAGATTCACAAACAATTAAAGGTCAAGTTTTTACCGTATTTGTGATTACTGTCGAGGCAGCTGAGGCAGCGGTGGGTCTAGCGATCGTGCTAGCAATCTATCGCAACCGCGATACAGTGGATATGGAGCAATTTAACCTCTTGAAGTGGTAA
- a CDS encoding ParA family protein — protein sequence MKSSSPQAKILVVLNGKGGVGKTTTAINLAAALSEKKRVLLVDADPQASATWWAEQSEKGIGFDLVQETDPELLGGLRKITGYELVIVDTPPALGSKALTAVVAAADYLVLPTPPAPMDLAVLIETVKQIVIPMGVAHRVLLTRVDTRSLGEALEAQNTLKELGIPACNTFVRVYKAHERAALEGVPITQSRGRNAREAETDYRRVADEIQRDWRK from the coding sequence GTGAAGTCGTCGTCCCCCCAGGCAAAAATCCTGGTTGTTTTGAACGGCAAGGGAGGAGTTGGTAAGACTACTACAGCTATAAATCTAGCAGCAGCCCTCTCAGAGAAAAAGCGCGTTCTTCTAGTTGATGCTGACCCTCAAGCTTCTGCAACTTGGTGGGCGGAGCAGAGTGAAAAAGGCATAGGCTTTGACTTGGTACAGGAGACAGATCCAGAACTCTTAGGGGGATTAAGGAAAATTACGGGCTATGAGTTGGTTATAGTAGATACGCCCCCAGCGTTAGGTTCCAAAGCATTGACAGCAGTGGTAGCTGCGGCTGATTATTTAGTATTGCCGACACCACCAGCACCCATGGATCTAGCTGTCCTAATCGAGACAGTCAAGCAAATTGTCATACCAATGGGTGTAGCCCATCGAGTGTTGCTGACGCGAGTGGACACACGCAGTTTAGGGGAAGCACTGGAGGCGCAAAATACCCTCAAAGAACTGGGCATACCCGCCTGCAATACATTCGTGCGTGTTTACAAAGCTCACGAACGAGCTGCACTAGAGGGTGTGCCGATTACTCAATCGCGGGGAAGGAATGCACGGGAAGCTGAGACGGATTATCGTCGAGTCGCAGATGAAATACAGCGAGATTGGAGGAAGTAA